One window of Marmota flaviventris isolate mMarFla1 chromosome 5, mMarFla1.hap1, whole genome shotgun sequence genomic DNA carries:
- the Afap1l1 gene encoding actin filament-associated protein 1-like 1 isoform X2: protein MDRGRVLEQLLPELTGLLSLLDHEYLSDSTLEKKMAVASILQSLQPLPAKEVSYLYVNTADLHSGPSFVESLFEEFDCDLSDLRDMPEDDGEPSKGTSPEPAKSPSLRNAADLPPPLPNKPPPEDYYEEALPLGPDGCSPAHSIVDGYYEDADSSYPAARMNGELKNSYNDSDAMSSSYESYDEEEEEGKGPQPRHQWPSEEASMHLVRDCRICAFLLRKKRFGQWAKQLTVIKEDQLLCYKSSKDRQPHLRLALDACSVIYVPKDSRHKRHELRFTQGATEVLVLALQSREQAEEWMKVIREVSRPTGGAEGTEAPRSPVLLCKLDLDKRLSQEKQTSDSDSLGMGDSASTLSRRETCEHGKGKKSSLAELKGSMSRAAGRKITRIISFSKKKALAEDLQTSSAEEEVPCCGYLHVLVNQGWKERWCRLKCNTLYFHKDRADLRTHVNAIALRGCEVAPGFGPRHPFAFRILRNRQEVAILEASCSEDMGRWLGLLLVEMGSKVTPEALHYDYVDVETLTSIVSAGRNSFLYARSCQDQWPEPRVYDDVPYEKMQDEEPERTTGAQVKRHASSCSEKSHRVDPQVKVKRHASSANQYKYGKNRAEEDARRYLVEKEKLEKEKETIRTELMALRQEKRELREAIRNSPGAKLKALEEAVATLEAECRAKEEHRIDLELRLVAVKERLQQSLAGGPALGLSMSSKNKSGEAASKSQNNVSDQSLPVNCVSELRKRSPSIVTSNQGRVLQKAKEWEMKKT, encoded by the exons cTAAGGAAGTCTCCTACCTATACGTGAACACTGCTGACCTCCACTCGGGGCCCAGCTTTGTGGAGTCCCTCTTTGAAGAATTTG ACTGTGACCTGAGTGACCTTCGGGACATGCCAGAGGATGATGGGGAGCCCAGCAAAGGAACCAGCCCTGAGCCAGCCAAGAGCCCATCTCTGAGAAAT GCAGCAGACCTGCCTCCGCCACTGCCCAACAAGCCTCCCCCTGAGGACTACTATGAGGAGGCCCTTCCTCTGGGACCAG ATGGATGCAGCCCAGCCCACTCGATTGTGGATGGCTATTATGAGGACGCAGACAGCAGCTACCCTGCGGCCAGGATGAACGGAGAGCTGAAGAACTCCT ACAATGACTCAGACGCCATGAGCAGCTCCTACGAGTCctatgatgaggaggaggaggaagggaaggggccaCAGCCTAGGCACCAGTGGCCCTCCGAGGAGGCCTCCATGCACCTGGTGAGGGACTGCAGGATATGTGCCTTCCTGCTACGGAAAAAGCGCTTTGGACAGTGGGCCAAGCAGCTGACCGTCATCAAGGAGGACCAGCTCTTG TGTTACAAAAGCTCCAAGGACCGTCAGCCACATCTGAGGTTGGCGCTGGATGCCTGCAGCGTCATCTACGTGCCCAAGGACAGCCGGCACAAGAGGCATGAGCTGCGCTTCACCCAGGGGGCCACTGAGGTCTTGGTGCTCGCACTGCAGAGCCGGGAGCAGGCTGAGGAATGGATGAAG GTCATCCGAGAGGTCAGCAGGCCAACTGGGGGAGCTGAGGGTACAGAGGCTCCCAGATCCCCAGTGCTCCTGTGCAAGCTGGACCTGGACAAG AGGCTGTCCCAAGAAAAGCAGACCTCAGACTCCGACAGCCTAGGCATGGGAGACAGTGCTTCTACCCTCAGCCGCCGGGAGACCTGCGAACATG GTAAAGGAAAGAAGAGCAGCCTGGCAGAGCTGAAGGGCTCCATGAGCAGAGCTGCAGGCCGCAAGATCACCCGCATCATCAGCTTCTCCAAGAAAAAAGCACTGGCTGAAGACCTGCAGACGTCCTCTGCAGAGGAGGAGGTCCCCTGCTGTG gcTATCTGCACGTGCTGGTGAACCAGGGCTGGAAGGAACGCTGGTGCCGCCTCAAATGCAACACACTGTATTTCCACAAGGACCGCGCGGACCTGCGGACCCACGTGAACGCAATCGCCCTCCGGGGCTGTGAGGTGGCTCCGGGCTTTGGGCCCAGACACCCATTTGCCTTCAGGATCCTGCGTAACCGACAGGAGGTGGCCATcctggag GCGAGCTGTTCAGAGGACATGGGTCGCTGGCTTGGGCTGCTGCTGGTGGAGATGGGCTCCAAAGTCACTCCAGAGGCGCTGCACTATGACTACGTGGACGTGGAGACCTTAACCAGCATTGTCAGTGCTGGGCGCAACTCCTTCCT ATATGCAAGATCCTGCCAGGATCAGTGGCCTGAGCCCAGAGTCTATGATGATGTTCCTTATGAAAAGATGCAG GATGAGGAACCCGAGCGCACCACTGGAGCCCAGGTGAAACGCCATGCCTCCTCCTGCAGTGAGAAGTCCCATCGAGTGGATCCACAGGTCAAGGTCAAACGCCATGCCTCCA GTGCCAATCAATACAAGTATGGCAAGAACCGAGCTGAGGAGGATGCCCGGAGATACCTGGTAGAAAAAGAGAagctggagaaagagaaagagacaattCGGACAGAGCTGATGGCACTTCGGCAGGAGAAGAGGGAGCTGCGGGAAGCCATTCGGAACAGCCCAG GAGCAAAGTTAAAGGCTCTGGAGGAAGCTGTGGCCACCCTGGAAGCTGAGTGTCGGGCAAAGGAGGAACACAGGATCGACCTAGAACTGAGGCTCGTGGCTGTGAAAGAGCGCTTGCAGCAGTCCCTGGCAGGGGGTCCAGCCCTGGGGCTCTCCATGAGCAGCAAAAACAAGAGTGGG GAAGCTGCAAGTAAATCTCAAAACAATGTTTCAGATCAATCTCTCCCTGTCAACTGCGTTTCTGAGCTGAGGAAGAGGAGCCCATCCATTGTAACCTCCAACCAAGGAAGGGTGCTACAGAAAGCCAAG
- the Afap1l1 gene encoding actin filament-associated protein 1-like 1 isoform X1, whose translation MDRGRVLEQLLPELTGLLSLLDHEYLSDSTLEKKMAVASILQSLQPLPAKEVSYLYVNTADLHSGPSFVESLFEEFDCDLSDLRDMPEDDGEPSKGTSPEPAKSPSLRNAADLPPPLPNKPPPEDYYEEALPLGPGKSPEYISSHNGCSPAHSIVDGYYEDADSSYPAARMNGELKNSYNDSDAMSSSYESYDEEEEEGKGPQPRHQWPSEEASMHLVRDCRICAFLLRKKRFGQWAKQLTVIKEDQLLCYKSSKDRQPHLRLALDACSVIYVPKDSRHKRHELRFTQGATEVLVLALQSREQAEEWMKVIREVSRPTGGAEGTEAPRSPVLLCKLDLDKRLSQEKQTSDSDSLGMGDSASTLSRRETCEHGKGKKSSLAELKGSMSRAAGRKITRIISFSKKKALAEDLQTSSAEEEVPCCGYLHVLVNQGWKERWCRLKCNTLYFHKDRADLRTHVNAIALRGCEVAPGFGPRHPFAFRILRNRQEVAILEASCSEDMGRWLGLLLVEMGSKVTPEALHYDYVDVETLTSIVSAGRNSFLYARSCQDQWPEPRVYDDVPYEKMQDEEPERTTGAQVKRHASSCSEKSHRVDPQVKVKRHASSANQYKYGKNRAEEDARRYLVEKEKLEKEKETIRTELMALRQEKRELREAIRNSPGAKLKALEEAVATLEAECRAKEEHRIDLELRLVAVKERLQQSLAGGPALGLSMSSKNKSGEAASKSQNNVSDQSLPVNCVSELRKRSPSIVTSNQGRVLQKAKEWEMKKT comes from the exons cTAAGGAAGTCTCCTACCTATACGTGAACACTGCTGACCTCCACTCGGGGCCCAGCTTTGTGGAGTCCCTCTTTGAAGAATTTG ACTGTGACCTGAGTGACCTTCGGGACATGCCAGAGGATGATGGGGAGCCCAGCAAAGGAACCAGCCCTGAGCCAGCCAAGAGCCCATCTCTGAGAAAT GCAGCAGACCTGCCTCCGCCACTGCCCAACAAGCCTCCCCCTGAGGACTACTATGAGGAGGCCCTTCCTCTGGGACCAGGCAAGTCCCCTGAGTACATCAGCTCCCACA ATGGATGCAGCCCAGCCCACTCGATTGTGGATGGCTATTATGAGGACGCAGACAGCAGCTACCCTGCGGCCAGGATGAACGGAGAGCTGAAGAACTCCT ACAATGACTCAGACGCCATGAGCAGCTCCTACGAGTCctatgatgaggaggaggaggaagggaaggggccaCAGCCTAGGCACCAGTGGCCCTCCGAGGAGGCCTCCATGCACCTGGTGAGGGACTGCAGGATATGTGCCTTCCTGCTACGGAAAAAGCGCTTTGGACAGTGGGCCAAGCAGCTGACCGTCATCAAGGAGGACCAGCTCTTG TGTTACAAAAGCTCCAAGGACCGTCAGCCACATCTGAGGTTGGCGCTGGATGCCTGCAGCGTCATCTACGTGCCCAAGGACAGCCGGCACAAGAGGCATGAGCTGCGCTTCACCCAGGGGGCCACTGAGGTCTTGGTGCTCGCACTGCAGAGCCGGGAGCAGGCTGAGGAATGGATGAAG GTCATCCGAGAGGTCAGCAGGCCAACTGGGGGAGCTGAGGGTACAGAGGCTCCCAGATCCCCAGTGCTCCTGTGCAAGCTGGACCTGGACAAG AGGCTGTCCCAAGAAAAGCAGACCTCAGACTCCGACAGCCTAGGCATGGGAGACAGTGCTTCTACCCTCAGCCGCCGGGAGACCTGCGAACATG GTAAAGGAAAGAAGAGCAGCCTGGCAGAGCTGAAGGGCTCCATGAGCAGAGCTGCAGGCCGCAAGATCACCCGCATCATCAGCTTCTCCAAGAAAAAAGCACTGGCTGAAGACCTGCAGACGTCCTCTGCAGAGGAGGAGGTCCCCTGCTGTG gcTATCTGCACGTGCTGGTGAACCAGGGCTGGAAGGAACGCTGGTGCCGCCTCAAATGCAACACACTGTATTTCCACAAGGACCGCGCGGACCTGCGGACCCACGTGAACGCAATCGCCCTCCGGGGCTGTGAGGTGGCTCCGGGCTTTGGGCCCAGACACCCATTTGCCTTCAGGATCCTGCGTAACCGACAGGAGGTGGCCATcctggag GCGAGCTGTTCAGAGGACATGGGTCGCTGGCTTGGGCTGCTGCTGGTGGAGATGGGCTCCAAAGTCACTCCAGAGGCGCTGCACTATGACTACGTGGACGTGGAGACCTTAACCAGCATTGTCAGTGCTGGGCGCAACTCCTTCCT ATATGCAAGATCCTGCCAGGATCAGTGGCCTGAGCCCAGAGTCTATGATGATGTTCCTTATGAAAAGATGCAG GATGAGGAACCCGAGCGCACCACTGGAGCCCAGGTGAAACGCCATGCCTCCTCCTGCAGTGAGAAGTCCCATCGAGTGGATCCACAGGTCAAGGTCAAACGCCATGCCTCCA GTGCCAATCAATACAAGTATGGCAAGAACCGAGCTGAGGAGGATGCCCGGAGATACCTGGTAGAAAAAGAGAagctggagaaagagaaagagacaattCGGACAGAGCTGATGGCACTTCGGCAGGAGAAGAGGGAGCTGCGGGAAGCCATTCGGAACAGCCCAG GAGCAAAGTTAAAGGCTCTGGAGGAAGCTGTGGCCACCCTGGAAGCTGAGTGTCGGGCAAAGGAGGAACACAGGATCGACCTAGAACTGAGGCTCGTGGCTGTGAAAGAGCGCTTGCAGCAGTCCCTGGCAGGGGGTCCAGCCCTGGGGCTCTCCATGAGCAGCAAAAACAAGAGTGGG GAAGCTGCAAGTAAATCTCAAAACAATGTTTCAGATCAATCTCTCCCTGTCAACTGCGTTTCTGAGCTGAGGAAGAGGAGCCCATCCATTGTAACCTCCAACCAAGGAAGGGTGCTACAGAAAGCCAAG